A single genomic interval of Halalkalibaculum roseum harbors:
- a CDS encoding cysteine desulfurase family protein, producing the protein MRTVYFDHAATTPVDERVFEAMKPYFTEEFGNANSAHQLGNNAKVAVEEAREKVAELIGASPAEIIFTSGGTESDNAVIKGVRAAIGKSDVITSPLEHHAILHSAECEKRRGGKPVYIEPDSKGNITPKQVEEAITDETALVSLMHVNNEIGNINPLREIGAICKEHGVPFHSDAVQSIGKLPVDVEELGLDFLSMSGHKIYGPKGIGVLYVRHGSPWIPWMHGGSQERRRRGGTLNVPGIIGLVKALELATDEVDVNLEHYDKLRKRLLKGLHNRFDGKFVINGNPESSVPHIINLAFTDEQGNGIDGEMLLLNLDMEGICVSNGSACTSGAVEPSHVLQGLGLDPEIANSSIRISMGKSNTIDDIDYFLDKLEAVLNRMMTTTANA; encoded by the coding sequence ATGCGAACGGTATATTTCGACCATGCTGCCACCACTCCCGTAGATGAACGGGTTTTTGAGGCTATGAAGCCCTACTTTACTGAAGAATTCGGCAATGCCAATTCAGCCCATCAGCTTGGAAATAACGCCAAGGTGGCTGTTGAGGAAGCACGCGAAAAAGTTGCAGAATTGATCGGTGCTTCACCGGCAGAAATCATTTTTACCAGCGGGGGTACCGAAAGCGACAACGCAGTGATTAAAGGAGTGCGGGCCGCAATCGGCAAATCTGATGTGATTACCTCGCCCCTGGAACATCACGCGATATTGCATTCCGCAGAGTGTGAAAAACGAAGAGGCGGTAAACCTGTCTATATTGAACCCGATTCAAAGGGTAATATTACTCCCAAACAGGTAGAAGAAGCCATCACTGATGAAACAGCCCTTGTTTCATTGATGCATGTAAATAATGAAATAGGCAATATCAATCCTTTGAGAGAAATAGGTGCAATATGTAAGGAGCATGGAGTGCCTTTTCACTCAGATGCGGTTCAAAGTATCGGAAAGCTTCCCGTAGATGTTGAAGAACTTGGACTTGATTTCCTTAGCATGAGCGGACACAAGATCTACGGGCCAAAGGGAATCGGAGTATTGTATGTACGTCACGGCAGCCCCTGGATCCCCTGGATGCACGGGGGATCACAGGAAAGGCGACGTCGCGGTGGCACATTAAACGTTCCGGGAATTATAGGCCTGGTTAAAGCCCTTGAGTTGGCTACAGATGAGGTCGACGTAAACCTTGAGCACTATGACAAGCTAAGAAAAAGGTTGCTAAAAGGTCTCCACAACCGATTTGACGGTAAGTTTGTTATAAACGGGAACCCGGAAAGCAGCGTGCCCCATATCATCAATCTTGCCTTTACCGATGAGCAGGGAAATGGTATCGACGGTGAAATGTTATTGTTAAACCTTGATATGGAAGGCATATGTGTTTCTAACGGGTCTGCCTGCACTTCCGGGGCTGTAGAACCATCGCATGTACTGCAAGGATTGGGCTTAGATCCTGAAATAGCCAATTCCAGTATCCGCATCAGCATGGGTAAGAGTAACACTATCGATGATATCGACTACTTTCTCGATAAATTGGAAGCTGTGCTAAATCGCATGATGACTACAACGGCCAATGCATGA
- a CDS encoding phosphoglycerate kinase → MDKMTLKDVELKNKKVLMRVDFNVPIEDGKIGDDSRIVKALPSINYVVNHGGLLILTSHLGRPGGEFDQSLSLKPVAEHLRTLVDCPVYFAEDCIGEKAAEVIQQANPGEIVLLENVRFHPEEKANEEAFCMRLAAHANLFVNDAFGSSHRAHASVAGVAKFLQPAVSGFLLEKEIKYLSETVEHPERPFVAILGGAKVSDKIGVIENLLGKVDTIIIGGGMTYTFYKAKGLPIGDSLVEEDKVDLAKSLMQKAEDEGIKFMLPMDSVIAKEFKNDAEHKVVDEDGIEDGWMAVDIGPQSSISFGNVIKNAKTVVWNGPMGVFEMENFADGTFAVAEALAEATEHGATTIIGGGDSASAIRKAGLEDEVSHVSTGGGASLEFLEGKELPGVAALTDK, encoded by the coding sequence ATGGATAAAATGACGCTGAAGGATGTGGAATTAAAGAACAAGAAAGTATTAATGCGAGTGGACTTCAATGTGCCCATAGAAGACGGAAAGATCGGTGATGACAGCCGTATTGTGAAAGCACTGCCGTCCATCAATTATGTAGTCAATCATGGGGGGCTACTGATACTTACCAGTCACCTCGGTCGACCGGGCGGGGAATTTGACCAATCCCTGAGTTTAAAGCCGGTAGCAGAGCATCTACGAACGCTGGTCGATTGTCCCGTTTATTTTGCTGAAGACTGCATAGGGGAGAAGGCTGCAGAAGTCATTCAACAGGCAAATCCTGGCGAGATTGTCCTGCTTGAAAATGTACGCTTCCATCCCGAGGAGAAAGCAAATGAAGAAGCATTTTGCATGAGGCTTGCCGCTCACGCTAATCTTTTTGTTAATGATGCCTTTGGCAGCAGCCACCGGGCACATGCATCGGTGGCCGGAGTGGCAAAGTTTCTCCAACCGGCTGTTTCCGGATTTCTGCTGGAAAAGGAGATCAAATATTTAAGCGAAACCGTGGAGCACCCGGAACGTCCCTTTGTCGCCATTTTGGGAGGTGCCAAAGTATCTGACAAAATCGGTGTAATTGAGAACCTACTGGGTAAAGTGGATACCATTATTATCGGAGGCGGAATGACCTACACCTTCTACAAGGCAAAAGGTTTACCTATTGGTGATTCCCTGGTTGAGGAGGATAAAGTAGATCTTGCAAAGTCATTAATGCAAAAAGCAGAAGATGAGGGCATCAAGTTCATGCTACCCATGGATTCAGTGATTGCAAAGGAATTCAAAAATGACGCTGAACATAAAGTAGTAGACGAAGACGGAATAGAGGACGGATGGATGGCCGTTGATATTGGTCCCCAGTCGTCCATCTCATTTGGAAACGTCATTAAAAATGCCAAAACCGTAGTATGGAATGGTCCGATGGGAGTTTTTGAAATGGAAAACTTTGCAGACGGGACCTTCGCCGTTGCGGAAGCACTGGCAGAAGCCACTGAACATGGCGCTACTACCATAATCGGGGGCGGAGACTCTGCATCGGCTATAAGAAAAGCGGGACTTGAGGATGAAGTCTCACACGTATCTACCGGAGGCGGAGCCAGCCTTGAATTTCTTGAAGGTAAAGAACTTCCGGGAGTTGCAGCGTTGACGGATAAATAG
- a CDS encoding nucleoside 2-deoxyribosyltransferase: MKIYFSGSIRGGRIDADLYRDLITELKKYGQVLTEHVGSSALKEELSDREIHDRDIQWLHEADIVIAEVTTPSLGVGYEIAKAISFEKPVYCLYRENEETRVSAMIKGSPKVTCHSYNKFPEAREILCHIFGIRTRQ, encoded by the coding sequence ATGAAAATCTATTTTTCCGGGTCGATACGAGGAGGGAGAATTGATGCCGATCTCTACAGGGATCTGATTACCGAACTCAAAAAGTATGGCCAAGTGCTGACCGAGCATGTTGGGTCATCTGCATTGAAAGAAGAACTGTCCGACCGTGAGATCCATGACCGGGATATCCAGTGGCTACACGAGGCCGATATCGTTATTGCAGAAGTAACAACCCCTTCTTTAGGTGTCGGGTATGAAATTGCCAAAGCCATCTCTTTTGAGAAACCCGTTTATTGCCTGTACCGAGAAAATGAAGAAACGAGGGTTTCAGCCATGATAAAAGGTTCGCCAAAAGTAACTTGCCATTCTTATAACAAATTTCCGGAGGCCCGGGAAATTTTATGCCATATATTTGGCATCCGCACTAGACAGTGA